The proteins below come from a single Brevundimonas sp. LM2 genomic window:
- a CDS encoding UvrD-helicase domain-containing protein gives MTNAYAPTKEQEAIIEHDGNAFVRACPGAGKTRTMVERARHMLSATTDRRGVAFLSFTNAAVEELEGRLHTFGVLPSPIFPSFIGTFDRFLWQFFITPFGVDGCSHPPRLVPDKSEWEIKPFDTAQALKLKHFDRSTGTFVPAKAADTGFYSKTGPGAWETVARNTIARARDRGDLDFEDVRDCVANRLGDPTFAARLGAALNGRFREIVVDEAQDCNPADLEIIDWLRKAGIRVKVVCDPNQAIYAFRGGLTDELLKFERTFSGDDRLPMSGNFRSSPAICAAISQLRPPATRTVRDQAVGRFRTETTPIYILSYSGTGVPSSIGSCFQTLAANMDISPAQAPVLAATWASAGNAVGRAVPDAGNDKTLLLAEAVMGFHFAFAAGNRREALTRLHRVVLQIRGVIANAGDYTSHVTSNGPDDGKWRPEIIAVGQALRVRPGENADAWLKRARDLIGTTLVGSSTIGQRLRSNGKLDAVLVEVSPTALPAKAIHAVKGLEFPAVCVVLTARTAGGILDVLSGESTDPNVVEEARKIYVAASRAERLLAIAAPKSRAAALKAHLDVDGHAAEIRVI, from the coding sequence GTGACGAACGCCTATGCGCCGACGAAGGAGCAGGAAGCGATTATCGAGCACGATGGAAATGCGTTCGTGCGCGCCTGCCCCGGCGCCGGAAAAACCCGCACCATGGTCGAGCGCGCGCGCCACATGCTCAGCGCGACGACCGATCGGCGCGGAGTGGCGTTCCTGTCCTTCACGAATGCGGCCGTCGAGGAACTGGAGGGAAGGCTTCACACCTTCGGCGTGCTGCCTTCGCCAATCTTCCCGAGCTTCATCGGTACTTTCGATCGATTCCTCTGGCAGTTTTTCATCACACCGTTCGGGGTCGACGGATGCAGCCATCCACCCCGGCTGGTTCCGGACAAGTCGGAGTGGGAGATTAAGCCCTTTGACACCGCTCAGGCCCTGAAGCTGAAGCACTTCGATCGGTCGACCGGCACCTTTGTGCCCGCCAAGGCGGCGGACACCGGCTTCTATTCGAAGACTGGTCCAGGCGCTTGGGAGACGGTGGCGCGCAACACGATCGCCCGAGCCCGCGATCGGGGGGATCTGGATTTCGAGGACGTCAGGGACTGCGTCGCCAACCGCCTCGGAGACCCGACCTTTGCCGCGCGCTTGGGCGCTGCGCTGAATGGCCGGTTCCGGGAGATCGTCGTTGATGAGGCTCAGGACTGCAATCCGGCCGACCTTGAGATCATCGACTGGCTTCGGAAGGCAGGCATAAGGGTCAAGGTCGTATGCGATCCGAACCAGGCGATCTACGCTTTCCGAGGCGGTCTGACCGATGAGCTGCTCAAGTTCGAGAGGACCTTCAGCGGTGACGATCGGCTTCCGATGAGCGGCAACTTTCGCTCGTCGCCGGCAATCTGCGCAGCCATCTCACAATTGCGTCCCCCGGCGACCCGCACTGTTCGCGACCAGGCAGTGGGTAGGTTCAGAACTGAAACCACGCCAATTTACATCCTGTCCTATAGCGGCACTGGCGTGCCTTCCTCGATCGGCTCCTGCTTTCAGACCTTGGCCGCTAATATGGATATTTCACCGGCGCAGGCGCCGGTACTCGCCGCGACTTGGGCCAGCGCCGGGAACGCTGTTGGTCGGGCTGTACCTGACGCAGGTAACGACAAGACGTTACTCCTCGCCGAAGCCGTCATGGGCTTCCACTTCGCCTTCGCGGCAGGCAACCGCCGCGAAGCGCTAACCCGACTACACAGGGTCGTTCTCCAGATTCGCGGCGTCATCGCCAACGCCGGGGACTACACCTCCCATGTAACATCAAATGGTCCCGATGACGGCAAATGGCGGCCCGAGATCATCGCCGTTGGCCAGGCACTGCGGGTCAGACCGGGAGAAAACGCTGATGCTTGGTTGAAGCGCGCGCGCGATCTCATCGGAACGACCCTCGTTGGATCGTCGACGATCGGTCAGCGTCTGCGATCGAACGGGAAGTTGGACGCTGTCTTGGTCGAAGTGTCTCCGACAGCTTTGCCCGCAAAGGCCATCCACGCCGTGAAGGGTTTGGAGTTCCCGGCGGTGTGTGTGGTGCTGACGGCGCGAACCGCTGGCGGCATCCTTGATGTCTTGAGCGGAGAGTCGACCGATCCGAACGTCGTCGAAGAGGCTCGAAAAATCTATGTTGCCGCATCCCGCGCCGAACGGCTTTTGGCCATCGCGGCACCGAAGAGTCGGGCCGCCGCTCTGAAGGCGCATCTCGATGTCGACGGGCATGCCGCAGAGATTCGAGTGATCTGA
- a CDS encoding restriction endonuclease: MRPSPKQWADEALELRIQSLEAAIEKWAVERDLWFDCSCKSHLAHNGAEPGSPPIATVLCLGGDLYGVLSGEDAEGHEPSFSDMIEGLGFEYENNDGSTIHVYPTDPELAAALEDYFHWHWVCGLITDDTADVYHELYEQFSANPERLQRLEWRDFEILLYRLFQNQGFQAVLGPGRGDEGVDLRIIQQSPLGDMMTFVQAKRYSTHRPVKLPEVQALYGTAQLDHADKALFVTTSNYAPAPRRWAARTDGFMELAGAEEVVKWCAGARAGVIADRASLVARDRVEQLILAAAQGAPGLIVHDSGGWNITDNWFALILKETKHAALLMGVPAAVPDHDGYGQIGRHIPKLDPSTFLRFQSENVWRAKRTSEDGRVRYWDGRHLWHAWNGQPCHFNLMD, encoded by the coding sequence ATGAGGCCGTCACCGAAGCAATGGGCCGACGAAGCGCTTGAGCTACGCATCCAATCGCTCGAAGCCGCCATCGAAAAATGGGCGGTCGAGCGGGACCTATGGTTTGACTGCTCCTGCAAAAGCCACCTCGCCCACAACGGTGCTGAACCGGGCAGTCCGCCTATCGCCACGGTGCTGTGTCTCGGCGGCGATCTCTACGGCGTGCTCAGCGGTGAGGACGCAGAAGGGCACGAGCCGTCCTTTTCCGATATGATCGAAGGGCTCGGGTTCGAATATGAGAACAACGACGGATCAACGATCCACGTCTATCCGACCGATCCGGAGCTTGCGGCAGCGCTGGAAGACTACTTCCACTGGCATTGGGTCTGCGGCCTGATCACCGACGATACGGCCGACGTCTACCACGAGCTGTACGAGCAATTCTCCGCCAACCCGGAGCGCCTTCAACGCCTTGAATGGCGGGACTTCGAGATCCTGCTGTATCGGCTGTTTCAGAACCAAGGGTTCCAAGCAGTGCTCGGGCCTGGCCGCGGCGATGAAGGCGTCGATCTGCGGATCATCCAGCAGTCGCCGCTGGGCGACATGATGACCTTCGTTCAGGCCAAACGGTACAGCACACACCGGCCCGTCAAGTTGCCCGAGGTCCAAGCGCTTTATGGCACCGCGCAGTTGGACCACGCGGACAAGGCTTTGTTCGTGACAACGTCTAACTATGCGCCGGCGCCGCGGCGATGGGCGGCGCGAACGGACGGCTTTATGGAATTGGCGGGTGCCGAGGAGGTGGTGAAATGGTGTGCTGGCGCCCGAGCTGGCGTCATTGCCGACCGAGCAAGTTTGGTCGCCCGCGACCGCGTTGAGCAGCTTATTCTGGCAGCGGCCCAAGGTGCTCCGGGGCTTATCGTCCACGATTCCGGTGGGTGGAATATCACCGACAACTGGTTCGCCTTGATCCTGAAAGAGACGAAGCACGCCGCCCTCCTCATGGGCGTGCCGGCAGCCGTGCCAGACCATGATGGCTATGGGCAAATCGGCCGCCACATCCCGAAGCTAGATCCTTCCACATTTCTTCGGTTTCAGTCAGAAAACGTCTGGCGCGCCAAGCGAACGAGCGAAGATGGACGGGTCCGTTACTGGGATGGCCGCCATCTCTGGCACGCTTGGAACGGTCAGCCCTGCCACTTCAATCTGATGGATTAA
- a CDS encoding DUF4238 domain-containing protein translates to MGKQEPRDHHYAPQFYLRSFAADAEKRKIATVAKNGHVAVWSVRSIEGLGYERDFYVHMRNGAPVSIETAINRRLETPISGSETWQKITSGNSEALDRSDRPVLYALIRHLQARTPHARETARQLMEMANSPTSEMPFSDDERAMYAAIKRSPGGHVAWMNEMALNLDWAVDDFESCGLWIFRSPIPLTASTTPVLSVKAPAHPALKMDLPGMTPFSFVLPLDPNTLAVLAIGKFDGAFSNEAMSADTARGFNQQYIGQFSFFEPIRHLITGREGLVEVMTWAPYDFVEEDHRKVVFRRRPGR, encoded by the coding sequence ATGGGCAAACAGGAGCCTCGCGACCACCACTACGCACCGCAGTTTTACCTGCGGAGCTTCGCGGCCGATGCGGAGAAGCGGAAGATCGCGACTGTCGCGAAGAACGGTCATGTTGCCGTCTGGTCGGTCCGCTCCATCGAGGGCTTGGGCTACGAGCGAGACTTCTACGTCCACATGCGCAACGGCGCGCCGGTGTCGATCGAAACGGCGATCAACCGCCGCCTCGAAACGCCAATCTCGGGAAGCGAAACCTGGCAAAAGATCACCTCAGGTAACTCCGAGGCCCTAGACCGCTCGGATCGGCCGGTTCTCTACGCGCTGATCAGGCACCTCCAAGCTCGCACCCCTCATGCCCGCGAGACAGCGCGGCAGCTGATGGAGATGGCGAACTCGCCCACGAGCGAAATGCCGTTCTCCGATGACGAGCGCGCCATGTACGCAGCCATCAAGCGCTCGCCAGGCGGACACGTCGCCTGGATGAACGAAATGGCGTTGAACCTCGACTGGGCGGTGGATGACTTCGAGAGCTGCGGGCTCTGGATCTTCCGATCGCCGATCCCGCTTACCGCGTCGACCACGCCAGTCTTGTCAGTCAAAGCGCCGGCCCATCCAGCCTTGAAGATGGACCTGCCCGGCATGACGCCCTTCTCCTTCGTCCTACCGCTGGATCCGAACACATTGGCGGTCTTGGCGATCGGCAAGTTCGACGGTGCCTTCTCCAATGAGGCGATGTCGGCCGATACCGCCCGCGGCTTCAATCAGCAGTACATCGGTCAATTCTCTTTCTTCGAGCCCATCCGGCACCTGATCACAGGCCGCGAAGGCTTGGTCGAAGTCATGACCTGGGCACCCTATGACTTCGTGGAGGAGGACCATCGGAAGGTCGTGTTCCGCCGCCGGCCCGGCCGGTGA
- a CDS encoding TonB-dependent receptor encodes MTLDPRMLGLLAPAAIAVVLGASPAVAQDTLRVFDLPAQPLRRAIPAFARQSGLQIVAAEADVGRARTSAVRGRMTARTALATMLAGTGLSVRTDDGRTVTLMRSAPPRRWPPPPRPIPTAPPDTTARVEDVLVSGYRDLHMAGVELQRQEIRPTAFRTSDSIGQQPDYNIADSLRRLPGVQTVFDEDEGRYVSIRGLNASYTLGQLDGAALATAERNNRQLNMESIPSTAVKVLEVIKSRTPDLDGNAIGGLINLRVRSPLEEPGLRATTSVFAGMSDSTGAPGRGFGRPFDDGGNFRFDGAVSRTFGDQDQVGVLISTNYSRRSRDQERLSTAHAMTSTTPTPAAAGAGVYYRAYPNTVDRYGGLIKLEARLDPALTARLTLSHFQQDDNELRLGQHFLGQRASQVQFNSFQIEKPLTTVQAAADWHPRAGQRLSVRASWSRAVFYESSPEVLFQLSGPPGAFDIAVRRGVSYVSGADPRLFAPDQYVFARHSPYVDDSAETVRELQVDHGVNREPDARGWGFETGLKRRTLARNSDRTQIVHNGYGPGALSLAGFVSPVAYRPLEGAFDQIVIDYDAFLRFFTANPQAFSLDVAQTRINSTGQDYRVRETVEAGYALIQHQSDRHALVFGGRWERTRTKADFMRQIGSGAAAQDFVPVNARVVYEDFLPSVTLTYDLTETLKLRLAYAEGVGRPNPGDLGSAETTAEDGGLNRSNPTLRARRGRTYDASLEYYLPDRQGLLAASLFQKAIDGEIYRYASREIVDGASLIVNRPRNAASAAIDGLELSFVLRSLPYLTDLGLSANVSWLNGRATVLTPGGVVRRLGSLPQQSERLANVALMYERGPFEGYLSYAFVGDARTVVGETPSLDQVQLASHQVDAQLRFNLNAGVRLTAEVRNLTDQDKRTVTGPDGAILRDYSIYGRQLWIGAAFRY; translated from the coding sequence GTGACCCTCGACCCGCGCATGCTCGGTCTTCTCGCGCCGGCCGCCATCGCGGTCGTCCTCGGCGCGTCGCCGGCCGTGGCCCAGGACACCCTGCGCGTCTTCGACCTGCCGGCCCAGCCGCTGCGCCGCGCGATCCCGGCCTTCGCCCGCCAGTCCGGTCTCCAGATCGTGGCGGCCGAGGCGGACGTCGGTCGCGCCCGGACCTCCGCCGTCCGGGGGCGAATGACGGCTCGGACCGCCCTGGCGACGATGCTGGCGGGCACGGGCCTGTCCGTGCGCACGGACGACGGCCGGACGGTCACGCTGATGCGCAGCGCGCCGCCGCGACGCTGGCCGCCGCCGCCCCGCCCGATCCCGACCGCGCCGCCCGACACGACGGCGCGGGTCGAGGACGTCTTGGTCAGCGGCTATCGCGACCTGCACATGGCGGGCGTAGAACTGCAGCGCCAGGAGATCCGGCCGACGGCGTTCCGAACCAGCGACAGCATCGGTCAGCAGCCCGACTACAACATCGCCGACAGCCTGCGCCGCCTGCCCGGCGTGCAGACGGTCTTCGACGAGGATGAGGGGCGGTACGTCTCGATCCGCGGCCTGAACGCCAGCTACACCCTGGGGCAATTGGACGGCGCGGCTCTGGCCACCGCAGAGCGCAACAATCGCCAGCTCAACATGGAGAGCATCCCGTCCACGGCGGTGAAGGTGCTCGAGGTCATCAAGTCGCGCACCCCCGACCTCGACGGCAACGCGATCGGGGGGCTGATCAATCTGCGGGTGCGGTCCCCGCTCGAGGAACCCGGCCTTCGCGCCACGACGAGCGTCTTCGCCGGGATGTCGGACTCGACCGGCGCGCCCGGCCGGGGATTCGGCCGCCCGTTCGACGACGGCGGGAATTTCCGGTTCGACGGGGCCGTCTCGCGGACCTTCGGCGATCAGGACCAGGTCGGCGTGCTGATCAGCACAAACTACAGCCGGCGTAGCCGCGATCAGGAGCGGCTGAGCACCGCCCATGCGATGACCTCGACCACGCCGACCCCCGCCGCCGCGGGCGCGGGCGTCTACTATCGCGCCTATCCCAACACCGTCGATCGCTACGGCGGGCTGATCAAGCTGGAGGCGCGGCTGGATCCCGCCCTGACAGCGCGCCTGACGCTCTCGCATTTCCAGCAGGACGACAACGAGCTGCGGCTGGGTCAACATTTTCTCGGACAGAGGGCCAGCCAGGTCCAGTTCAACAGTTTCCAGATCGAGAAGCCGCTGACCACGGTCCAGGCCGCCGCGGACTGGCACCCCCGGGCCGGACAGCGTCTGTCGGTCCGGGCGTCCTGGTCTAGGGCGGTCTTCTACGAATCGTCGCCCGAAGTCCTGTTTCAGCTGTCCGGGCCGCCCGGCGCGTTCGACATCGCGGTGCGCCGGGGTGTGTCCTATGTCTCCGGTGCCGATCCCCGCCTGTTCGCCCCGGACCAGTATGTCTTCGCGCGCCATTCCCCCTACGTCGACGACTCTGCGGAAACCGTCCGCGAGCTGCAGGTCGACCATGGGGTCAACCGTGAACCCGACGCGCGCGGCTGGGGGTTCGAGACCGGCCTGAAGCGCCGCACCCTGGCGCGAAACTCCGACCGGACCCAGATCGTCCACAACGGATACGGGCCAGGCGCGCTCAGCCTGGCCGGGTTCGTCAGCCCGGTCGCCTATCGCCCGCTCGAAGGCGCGTTCGATCAGATCGTCATCGACTACGACGCCTTCCTCCGCTTTTTCACCGCCAATCCCCAGGCCTTCAGCCTTGATGTCGCCCAGACCCGGATCAACAGCACCGGCCAGGACTACCGGGTGCGGGAAACGGTGGAGGCCGGGTACGCCCTGATCCAGCACCAGAGCGACCGCCACGCCCTCGTCTTCGGCGGCCGTTGGGAGCGGACCCGGACCAAGGCGGACTTCATGCGCCAGATCGGCTCGGGCGCGGCCGCGCAGGACTTCGTCCCCGTCAACGCCCGGGTCGTCTATGAGGACTTCCTGCCGTCCGTCACCCTCACGTACGACCTGACCGAGACACTCAAACTGCGCCTGGCCTATGCCGAGGGCGTGGGCCGACCCAATCCGGGCGACCTGGGGTCCGCCGAGACGACGGCCGAGGACGGCGGACTGAACCGAAGCAATCCGACGCTTCGCGCGCGACGCGGCCGAACCTACGACGCGTCCCTGGAGTACTATCTCCCTGACCGACAGGGGCTGCTGGCGGCGAGCCTCTTCCAGAAGGCGATCGACGGCGAGATCTACCGCTACGCCAGCCGCGAGATCGTCGACGGAGCCTCCCTCATCGTCAATCGCCCGCGCAACGCGGCCAGCGCGGCGATCGATGGCCTGGAGCTTAGCTTCGTGCTGCGGTCCCTGCCCTATCTGACCGATCTGGGGCTGTCGGCCAATGTCTCGTGGCTGAACGGGCGGGCGACGGTCCTCACTCCAGGCGGCGTGGTGCGCCGGTTAGGGTCCTTGCCGCAGCAGTCGGAGAGGCTGGCCAATGTCGCCCTGATGTATGAGCGCGGCCCATTCGAAGGGTATCTAAGCTACGCCTTCGTCGGCGACGCGCGCACCGTCGTCGGGGAGACCCCCTCCCTGGACCAAGTGCAACTGGCCAGCCATCAGGTCGATGCACAGCTTCGTTTCAACCTGAACGCGGGGGTGCGCCTCACCGCCGAGGTTCGCAATCTGACCGACCAGGACAAGCGGACCGTGACAGGCCCCGACGGTGCCATTCTGCGCGATTACAGCATCTACGGCCGCCAGCTTTGGATCGGTGCCGCTTTCAGATACTGA
- a CDS encoding FecR domain-containing protein, producing the protein MPTLHHHGEIDAEAADWAARVDAGAISPDEADRLDLWLGADRRHRGAFARAQAILHAAGQLNSNDVRAPRRVMNRRALLAGGGVMAASLATGAVYLTRRDPVLRLRTGAGETRRIALDDGSTAVLDSRSRLDVALSSATRHLTLDAGEAWLSATADAVRPLRLDVGDLHARAAAAVELVVRLRDGETRLTIVQGVVEAWTTAAPRDVRRLGSGAELTLADATRSIAVGKVEADALQRRLGWRDGLLILDGETLAEAAREFNHYNDLQIDVRGDSADLRVVGAFRNTDPEAFARTMQDLFGVGVQRLSGRIAITDARGVS; encoded by the coding sequence ATGCCGACGCTGCATCATCACGGCGAGATCGACGCGGAAGCGGCGGACTGGGCGGCACGGGTCGACGCGGGCGCGATAAGCCCCGATGAAGCCGACCGGCTCGATCTCTGGCTCGGCGCAGACCGCCGCCACCGCGGGGCGTTCGCGCGCGCCCAGGCCATCCTGCATGCCGCCGGCCAGTTGAACTCCAACGACGTCCGCGCGCCCCGCCGGGTGATGAATCGGCGCGCGCTGCTGGCCGGCGGCGGCGTGATGGCGGCCTCCCTGGCGACGGGCGCGGTCTACCTGACGCGTCGCGATCCGGTCCTGCGACTGCGCACCGGGGCGGGCGAAACCCGCCGCATCGCCCTGGATGACGGCTCGACCGCTGTCCTCGACAGCCGTTCACGCCTGGATGTCGCGCTTTCGAGCGCGACACGGCATTTGACGCTGGACGCCGGGGAGGCTTGGCTGTCGGCGACGGCCGACGCGGTCCGCCCCCTGCGTCTGGACGTCGGCGACCTGCACGCCCGGGCCGCTGCGGCTGTGGAACTGGTCGTGCGCCTTCGGGACGGCGAGACCCGGCTGACGATCGTGCAGGGGGTGGTGGAGGCCTGGACCACCGCCGCGCCGCGGGATGTTCGCCGGTTGGGCTCCGGCGCGGAGCTGACGCTGGCGGACGCGACCCGGTCGATCGCGGTCGGCAAGGTGGAGGCGGATGCGCTCCAACGCCGGCTCGGCTGGCGCGATGGCCTGCTGATCCTCGACGGCGAGACCCTGGCCGAGGCGGCCCGCGAGTTCAATCACTACAACGACCTGCAGATCGACGTCCGCGGCGACTCGGCCGATCTGCGTGTCGTCGGGGCCTTCCGCAACACCGATCCCGAAGCCTTCGCCCGCACGATGCAGGATCTGTTCGGCGTCGGCGTTCAAAGACTGTCGGGTCGGATCGCCATCACCGACGCGCGGGGCGTGTCGTGA
- a CDS encoding RNA polymerase sigma factor → MSVVAWLSREVLPHEAEARAWIRSTSVSPAEEDDIIQEVYCRLLELGDAVAEAQPRTLFLRVVREATQDHLRLTPVVSIDIASIMDELEAPEAISSPERIANDRRILAQVGAVIATFPSQCRQVFELRKMWGMSQKDVSRRLQISEKTVEKEMTLGLRLLMQALARKTLPQTQLERTPGTHADAASSRRDRRGSGGLGGTGRRGRDKPR, encoded by the coding sequence ATGAGCGTGGTCGCCTGGCTTTCGCGCGAAGTCCTTCCGCACGAGGCGGAGGCGCGGGCGTGGATCCGCTCCACCTCGGTCAGTCCGGCCGAGGAGGACGACATCATCCAGGAAGTCTATTGCCGCCTGCTCGAGCTCGGCGACGCGGTGGCCGAGGCCCAGCCGCGCACCCTGTTCCTGCGGGTGGTTCGCGAGGCGACCCAGGATCATCTGCGCCTGACCCCGGTGGTCAGTATCGACATCGCCAGCATCATGGACGAGCTGGAAGCGCCCGAGGCGATCAGTTCGCCGGAACGGATCGCCAACGACCGGCGCATCCTGGCCCAGGTGGGCGCGGTCATCGCCACCTTTCCGAGCCAGTGTCGGCAGGTTTTCGAGCTGCGGAAGATGTGGGGTATGAGCCAGAAGGACGTTTCGCGGCGGCTCCAAATCAGCGAGAAGACGGTCGAAAAGGAAATGACCCTCGGTCTCAGGCTCCTGATGCAGGCCCTGGCCCGCAAGACTCTCCCTCAGACACAGTTAGAACGGACTCCAGGTACGCATGCCGACGCTGCATCATCACGGCGAGATCGACGCGGAAGCGGCGGACTGGGCGGCACGGGTCGACGCGGGCGCGATAAGCCCCGATGA
- a CDS encoding YdcF family protein produces MALRSRRAATAALVFGTALGLLTMSGAAASQDAGQPTPNAAGAARDADVDLAYRPLAGPSPLQDLNFYLLTLFEQSPEALAALSADADLEAIRNAAAGRARTAAAACEAVLEAAAENRVFEGPAACAPEALRWTDDERARAAAAVGRVYDRTPAVRRLVDAHMRPSGRFHRDAALDDRALLVRAWTEAQSSIDRIIRVYALGEAPRYADIDSVIYPVDGRYYQGLLGQLIREVARRADQPGPAYDLSRAFALELMDANLRDDAVRQSDLQDRENAATMARLAGVRWSDFPYAAILVPGYSPEVAYEPLNPAARIRLRRGVEHYRAGRAPVIIVSGGTLRPIGTPFNEALQMKRFLISHHGIPGDAILIDPVARHTTSNMRNAARLIFSMGSPRGMKALVSGQVTYIASAIFAARCVNDYGYVPFVLGRRLDFDTYEFAPVLTSLHREATDPMDP; encoded by the coding sequence ATGGCTCTGCGATCGCGGCGCGCGGCGACGGCCGCACTGGTGTTCGGCACGGCCCTGGGGCTTCTCACGATGAGCGGTGCCGCGGCGTCGCAGGACGCCGGCCAGCCGACGCCGAACGCCGCCGGGGCCGCGCGCGACGCGGACGTCGATCTGGCCTACCGGCCGCTGGCTGGGCCCTCGCCCCTGCAAGATTTGAACTTCTATCTCCTGACCCTGTTCGAACAGTCGCCCGAAGCGCTGGCCGCCCTGAGCGCCGATGCCGATCTCGAGGCGATCCGGAACGCAGCGGCCGGGCGCGCCCGCACCGCGGCCGCGGCGTGCGAAGCCGTCCTGGAGGCCGCGGCCGAAAATCGCGTCTTCGAGGGCCCGGCCGCCTGCGCGCCCGAGGCCCTGCGATGGACCGACGACGAACGCGCCCGGGCGGCCGCGGCCGTCGGCCGGGTCTACGATCGCACCCCGGCCGTGCGGCGCCTGGTGGACGCGCACATGCGGCCCTCGGGGCGTTTCCATCGCGACGCGGCGCTGGACGATCGCGCCCTGCTGGTGCGCGCGTGGACCGAGGCGCAATCGTCGATCGACCGCATCATCCGGGTCTATGCTCTGGGCGAGGCACCGCGATACGCGGACATCGACTCGGTCATCTATCCGGTCGACGGCCGTTACTATCAGGGCCTGCTGGGCCAGTTGATCCGCGAGGTCGCCCGCCGGGCGGACCAGCCGGGCCCCGCCTATGACCTGTCGCGGGCCTTCGCCCTGGAATTGATGGACGCCAACCTGCGGGACGATGCGGTTCGGCAGAGCGACCTGCAGGATCGCGAGAACGCCGCCACGATGGCCCGTCTGGCCGGGGTCCGCTGGAGCGACTTCCCCTATGCGGCCATTCTGGTTCCCGGCTATTCGCCCGAGGTCGCCTATGAACCGCTGAACCCGGCGGCCCGGATTCGGCTGCGGCGCGGCGTCGAACACTATCGCGCGGGCCGGGCTCCGGTGATCATCGTCTCCGGGGGAACGCTCCGGCCCATCGGCACCCCGTTCAACGAGGCGTTGCAGATGAAGCGTTTCCTGATCTCTCATCACGGCATCCCCGGCGACGCCATCCTGATCGATCCCGTGGCGCGGCACACGACCAGCAACATGCGCAACGCCGCCCGGCTGATCTTCAGCATGGGATCGCCGCGCGGGATGAAGGCGCTGGTGTCGGGCCAGGTGACCTATATCGCCAGCGCCATCTTCGCGGCCCGCTGCGTGAACGACTATGGCTACGTACCCTTCGTTCTGGGGCGCCGACTCGACTTCGATACCTATGAGTTCGCCCCGGTCCTGACCTCGCTGCATCGCGAGGCCACGGACCCGATGGATCCATGA